In a single window of the Pyrococcus sp. NA2 genome:
- a CDS encoding MnhB domain-containing protein: MKMSIIARTTSKLISPFLVTYATYLILYGTKSPGGGFQSGVILAIAVMLLITSHGYKKVRKRFKKKTVSAIESTSGVLILSLLMVITLLSLKPRNETATLFNVAVGLKVGAAFVLIFYTLIAFLERD; the protein is encoded by the coding sequence ATGAAGATGAGCATAATAGCAAGGACGACAAGTAAGCTAATAAGTCCATTCTTAGTTACATACGCAACTTATCTGATACTCTACGGAACGAAATCTCCAGGTGGAGGATTCCAATCTGGAGTCATATTGGCGATTGCCGTGATGCTTCTCATAACCTCCCACGGCTATAAGAAGGTCAGAAAGAGGTTCAAGAAGAAGACGGTAAGCGCCATTGAGAGCACCTCCGGAGTGCTGATATTGAGCTTATTGATGGTGATAACCCTGCTATCATTAAAGCCAAGGAATGAGACTGCAACTCTATTCAACGTTGCGGTTGGACTCAAAGTTGGAGCTGCATTTGTCCTAATCTTTTATACCTTAATAGCATTCCTGGAGAGGGATTGA
- a CDS encoding proton-conducting transporter membrane subunit, which translates to MNASILSLIPAIFSVLIYLLGTLKIEGSVRAKFRLPLIIEAKILYSLGVFLPMMLLPVVKGGVVGGYPKTLGIEVGVDRISLIFLIAEFAVFGTSSLYFLDKAKEWRELTLLLLVHSGLIGAFISKDLFNFYVFMELSSVSSYALIASSREEGSKEAAFKYLILSMTASYIFILSLGMIYFQTGYLNVELASKAGLKSETPLRLAALALTLKAGIFPLHIWLPDAHSKAKTHVSSILSGIAVKAPIYGLILLSKFGDLSFLKLLAISSMIFGVVMAILQVDAKRLLAYHTVSQMGYVLLGIANSNLLAAALYSFAHATFKSGLFLAIGSLVDARKKRDLKYLGARDNLALLISVAILSLAIAGFGPTIGGVAKSFLKEDKLIVYAVSFGTAFSFSKLNYYLWTGYGNNPSFKRIFPSLILMTIVILSGIMLGGKASIFDLLIPGAAFLFYGSRKLLKEREYAVILDVNEGIALFSLLLATFLVI; encoded by the coding sequence ATGAACGCGAGTATACTCTCCCTGATCCCCGCAATATTCTCAGTTCTCATATATCTACTTGGAACACTCAAAATAGAGGGGAGCGTGAGGGCCAAGTTCAGATTACCCTTGATAATTGAGGCAAAGATACTCTATTCCCTGGGGGTCTTCTTGCCCATGATGCTACTTCCCGTAGTTAAAGGAGGAGTTGTGGGAGGTTATCCCAAAACTCTTGGAATTGAGGTCGGAGTTGATCGAATAAGTCTAATCTTTCTAATAGCCGAGTTCGCAGTTTTCGGAACTTCATCCCTGTATTTTCTCGATAAGGCGAAAGAGTGGAGGGAGCTCACGTTACTCTTGCTAGTTCACTCCGGTCTAATCGGAGCGTTCATTTCAAAAGATCTTTTCAATTTTTATGTTTTCATGGAACTCTCCTCCGTTTCATCTTACGCGTTAATAGCCTCATCAAGGGAAGAAGGAAGTAAAGAAGCTGCATTCAAATACTTGATCCTTTCAATGACGGCTTCTTATATCTTCATACTTTCCTTGGGGATGATATATTTCCAAACTGGATACCTTAATGTTGAGCTTGCATCAAAAGCAGGATTAAAAAGCGAAACTCCACTCAGACTTGCCGCTTTGGCATTAACACTTAAGGCCGGCATATTCCCATTGCACATATGGCTCCCGGATGCCCACTCTAAGGCCAAGACACACGTGAGCTCGATACTCTCTGGAATAGCTGTGAAGGCTCCGATTTATGGGTTAATTTTATTATCAAAGTTCGGAGATCTATCATTCCTTAAGTTATTGGCAATCTCTTCCATGATATTTGGCGTTGTCATGGCAATTTTACAGGTGGATGCAAAGAGATTGTTGGCCTATCACACAGTCAGCCAGATGGGATACGTTCTTCTTGGCATTGCAAATTCAAATCTCTTAGCTGCTGCACTTTACTCCTTTGCTCATGCAACGTTCAAATCTGGTCTCTTTCTTGCAATAGGTTCCCTTGTTGATGCTAGAAAGAAGAGGGATCTAAAATATTTGGGTGCCAGGGATAACCTAGCTCTCCTAATCTCAGTTGCCATCTTGAGTCTTGCAATAGCTGGGTTTGGGCCGACAATTGGAGGTGTTGCAAAATCATTCCTAAAAGAGGACAAATTAATAGTATATGCGGTATCCTTTGGAACAGCCTTCTCATTTTCTAAGCTCAACTACTACCTATGGACCGGATACGGAAACAATCCCAGCTTTAAGAGGATATTCCCATCATTGATTCTCATGACAATAGTTATCCTATCAGGGATCATGTTAGGTGGGAAAGCGTCAATCTTTGATTTACTTATCCCTGGAGCAGCGTTCCTATTTTATGGCTCAAGGAAATTATTAAAAGAGAGAGAATATGCCGTTATATTGGATGTTAATGAAGGGATCGCCCTCTTTTCCCTTCTCCTTGCAACCTTTCTAGTGATTTAG
- the mnhG gene encoding monovalent cation/H(+) antiporter subunit G, with amino-acid sequence MLEVIFLLFGYSIMFFGALGVIRFPDVYTRLHAATKCDTGGIMGIVLGLALIVPSWTIRIKLLFLLLLIAMINPMISHSIARGAYKMGVKPKVKVDMYAWDNP; translated from the coding sequence GTGCTTGAGGTGATATTCCTTCTCTTTGGGTACTCAATAATGTTCTTTGGAGCCCTTGGAGTCATAAGATTTCCAGATGTTTATACAAGGTTACACGCAGCTACCAAGTGTGATACCGGAGGAATCATGGGAATAGTTCTAGGCTTAGCCCTTATCGTTCCCAGTTGGACAATCAGAATAAAGCTTCTCTTTCTACTTCTCCTAATAGCAATGATAAACCCAATGATAAGTCACTCGATAGCGAGAGGAGCATATAAAATGGGAGTAAAGCCGAAGGTTAAGGTGGATATGTATGCTTGGGATAATCCTTGA
- a CDS encoding PCNA-inhibitor, producing the protein MNRKLDEFLGSGSQSSIQRPQRKNKKRLKETNLDNFLPEEHIQFFKNLRIGSKKIARKKIEEL; encoded by the coding sequence ATGAACAGAAAACTTGATGAATTCCTGGGCTCAGGCTCACAATCTTCAATCCAAAGGCCACAAAGAAAAAATAAGAAAAGGTTAAAAGAGACAAATCTTGACAATTTCCTCCCTGAGGAACATATACAGTTCTTTAAAAACCTGAGAATAGGTTCAAAGAAAATAGCTAGGAAGAAAATCGAAGAACTCTAA
- a CDS encoding monovalent cation/H+ antiporter complex subunit F — protein MVEEGLLVAGIWVLIITGLMALYRVIVGPTFADRIVGLNTITTKIVGVIAILAVLWREFYLIDVAIVLLMVNSIGGLMLAKYMERRGKGA, from the coding sequence ATGGTTGAAGAGGGTCTTCTGGTAGCGGGAATATGGGTGTTAATAATCACCGGATTGATGGCCCTCTACAGGGTAATTGTTGGTCCTACCTTCGCAGATAGGATAGTTGGATTGAACACAATAACAACGAAAATAGTGGGAGTCATCGCCATACTTGCCGTCTTGTGGAGGGAGTTTTACTTGATAGACGTGGCCATAGTATTACTGATGGTGAACTCCATCGGAGGATTGATGCTCGCTAAGTATATGGAGAGGAGGGGAAAAGGTGCTTGA
- a CDS encoding hydrogenase subunit MbhD domain-containing protein: MLGIILEVTIIGIAILLILHKDFKASLVLYALLSLLATLIMLLSYAPDVALSGIVVGGIIIGLFIFVYERVGCKPELRPSLSLAVIPLLLLLLMSEKTYNLSTYSAYIEKWSMGNLVTEILAGWRLYDSVGEALILFSAAIGFALMLREGKK; the protein is encoded by the coding sequence ATGCTTGGGATAATCCTTGAGGTCACGATAATAGGAATCGCAATACTCCTCATACTACACAAGGACTTCAAGGCTTCCTTAGTGTTATATGCCTTACTCAGTTTGCTTGCTACTCTAATCATGCTACTATCCTATGCACCTGACGTTGCTCTTTCGGGGATCGTCGTTGGGGGAATCATCATAGGCCTCTTCATATTTGTCTATGAGAGAGTTGGGTGCAAGCCTGAACTCAGGCCTTCGTTGAGTTTAGCCGTGATACCGCTCTTACTTCTCCTATTGATGTCAGAGAAAACGTACAACCTCTCAACTTACTCTGCCTATATTGAGAAGTGGAGCATGGGTAACCTTGTTACTGAAATTCTTGCTGGATGGAGACTCTATGATAGCGTTGGAGAAGCATTGATCCTATTCTCTGCTGCAATTGGCTTCGCATTAATGCTTAGGGAGGGTAAGAAATGA
- a CDS encoding cation:proton antiporter subunit C, with translation MFEVIGIALFGIGLIGIVINRARIKQVLSLNLLALGVVIYLIGRASNVGMGPPLKGFKAPVDPLPAVLMLTTLVVDVAVTALALSFLMGEEK, from the coding sequence ATGTTTGAAGTTATTGGGATTGCACTCTTTGGCATAGGTCTCATTGGAATTGTAATTAATAGGGCTAGAATCAAGCAGGTTCTCTCGCTGAATCTATTGGCGTTAGGAGTTGTTATATACTTAATCGGCAGGGCATCCAACGTTGGAATGGGACCTCCACTCAAGGGGTTTAAAGCTCCAGTCGATCCACTACCTGCAGTCTTAATGCTAACTACCTTGGTTGTGGACGTTGCAGTTACCGCATTGGCCCTAAGCTTTCTCATGGGTGAGGAAAAATGA
- the rbcL gene encoding type III ribulose-bisphosphate carboxylase, with the protein MKVEWYLDFVDLDYTPGRDELIVEYYFEPNGVSPEEAAGRIASESSIGTWTTLWKLPEMAKRSIAKVFYLEKHGEGYIAKIAYPLTLFEEGSLVQLFSAIAGNVFGMKALKNLRLLDFHPPYEYLRHFKGPQFGVHGIREFMGVKDRPLTATVPKPKMGWSVEEYAEIAYELWSGGIDLLKDDENFTSFPFNRFEERVRKLYRVRDKVEEETGETKEYLINITGPVHVMEKRAELVACEGGRYVMIDIVVVGWSALQYMREITEDLGLAIHAHRAMHAAFTRNPRHGITMLALAKAARMIGVDQIHTGTAVGKMAGDYEEIKRINDFLLSKWEHIRPVFPVASGGLHPGLMPELIRLFGKDLVIQAGGGVMGHPDGPRAGAKALRDAIEAAVEGVDLEEKAKSSPELKKALEKWGYLKPK; encoded by the coding sequence TTGAAGGTGGAGTGGTATCTGGACTTCGTTGACTTGGATTACACTCCAGGTAGAGATGAGCTCATAGTTGAGTACTACTTCGAACCGAACGGAGTTTCTCCAGAGGAAGCCGCTGGAAGGATAGCGAGTGAAAGCTCCATAGGAACCTGGACCACGCTATGGAAGTTGCCCGAAATGGCTAAGAGAAGCATAGCCAAGGTCTTTTACTTAGAAAAGCATGGAGAAGGTTATATAGCTAAGATAGCTTATCCATTAACGCTGTTTGAGGAGGGAAGCCTGGTTCAGCTGTTTAGCGCAATAGCCGGAAACGTCTTTGGAATGAAGGCATTAAAGAACCTAAGGTTACTTGACTTCCATCCACCATATGAGTATCTAAGGCACTTCAAAGGACCTCAGTTCGGCGTTCACGGAATCAGAGAGTTCATGGGAGTTAAGGACAGGCCATTGACGGCTACAGTCCCAAAGCCGAAGATGGGGTGGAGCGTTGAAGAATACGCTGAGATAGCCTACGAGCTATGGAGTGGTGGGATAGACCTCCTAAAGGACGATGAGAACTTCACGAGCTTTCCATTCAACAGGTTCGAGGAGAGAGTGAGGAAGCTTTACAGGGTTAGGGACAAGGTTGAAGAGGAGACCGGAGAGACTAAGGAGTACCTGATAAACATAACGGGTCCAGTTCACGTCATGGAGAAGAGAGCTGAGCTTGTCGCGTGTGAAGGTGGAAGGTACGTCATGATAGACATAGTGGTTGTCGGTTGGAGCGCTCTACAATACATGAGGGAGATAACTGAAGATCTTGGATTGGCCATACATGCCCACAGGGCAATGCATGCCGCGTTCACGAGGAATCCAAGGCACGGAATAACCATGCTTGCATTGGCTAAAGCGGCTAGAATGATTGGGGTTGATCAAATTCACACTGGAACGGCAGTTGGTAAGATGGCTGGAGACTATGAGGAGATAAAGAGGATAAACGACTTCCTGCTGAGTAAGTGGGAACACATAAGACCTGTATTTCCAGTTGCAAGCGGTGGATTACACCCAGGGTTAATGCCAGAATTGATAAGACTCTTCGGAAAGGATCTAGTCATTCAGGCAGGAGGAGGTGTCATGGGCCATCCAGATGGGCCAAGAGCTGGAGCGAAAGCACTTAGGGATGCAATTGAAGCTGCTGTTGAAGGAGTTGATCTCGAGGAGAAGGCCAAGTCAAGTCCAGAGCTTAAGAAGGCCTTGGAGAAGTGGGGATATTTGAAGCCAAAATAA